TTTATACTACGTGTAGTAATATGTAAGATTCGTTAAAAGGGCACAATGTCATCTATCGAAGGTTCTCGAGCCCAGAATGATCTGAGCTCGAGTACACACGCTAAAAATGTATTTAGATCTCTTCAAATCGCCTGATCCGGGTTATGTCGTCTGCTCCGGATTATGTCGTCTGCTCCAATAACTGAATGCGGAAATTCTAACCATTCTTACAAAATGATCAAAGAATATGTCAATACTGAATGCAGCCAAAATATACTTGAAACATTATTCAACGATTTTACATTGTTTATTTTAGCCATCCGATACAAAATTCCAATTGTTCGTCGCAGCGTGGATACAGTCAACGGCAATGAATCGATTAGCCACTATGACATTGGAGAGGCTATCAAGAGATACGTGCGATCGACTATGAAGGGATATGTCTGTCAAAGTCCAGACAGGGTTTGTGTAGTAGGGTCTCCCGGACCAATAGGAGCTCGTGGTCTTCCCGGGAAGAGAGGGCCCAAAGGAATTAAGGGGAAAAAGGGAACGCGAGGAGTTGTGGAACCTCCAGGAGGACCGGGAAAGCAAGGCATCAAGGGAGATATTGGCCCTGAAGGAATCAAGggagaaaaaggtaaacaataagacaatgatgataatcataataatgataatgaaaaaattacaagttattttTGTCATTAGAGATTTTGCCCACGATGGCTCAATAGGAGGTGGTGAAAATTTGTTGCGGAGTCACACGGAAGCGCCTCGCGAGTCCAGgacattttgaccactgtgatgaaAAATATCGCTGTcaataagagtacagaccacgTTAATTTGTTAGTTATAGAACCAGTCGCGCAGTAAGActttttgtttctgtcactTATCGATGACATTGCCTTTTAAGCCCTTTGAGAGACGGTCATCAGTATTACGGGCTATCGTTGTGAGATAGTATCTGTATGATGCTAAAGTTTGTTGTTGTCTTGCATAAAACTCAAAGTATATCCTTAATCAGAACACAGTGTCACCACATACACACAGACAAAATAATTCAATCACATTTATAGCGGATATTgcttttacaaaatttaatagACTTTTTCTTCAAATCAATGTctagttgcaaaaaaaatcgTTGCAAGTTACCCACTAAGTTTTTGTAGACTTTTTTTACAAtcgtaaaatgaaataataaaattattgtttGTTAAGTTTACgtcaaacatgtttttttttatttctctatcttAAGGTGCGATCtttaatgattattattttattatttccttcaATAACTCTTCTTTTCCCATTGTTACACTAAGGAATCCCAGGGACACCTGGACAACCAGGAGCTAAAGGTGAACCGGGCGAGTCCCTATCAGCGCCAGAGGTGACTGTATCACTAACTACAGACACTGTTACTGAAAACCAAACTGCCACGTTTTATTGCTCGGCTAATGGCAATCCAATGCCTACCGTCACCTGGAGTAAAACTGGTGATACAAAACCAATTTCAAGCCGACATAATAAGTTAGAAATCACAAAAGCTACTTATAATGACTCGGGAAATTATGTTTGCACGGCCAAGAACGTATTGGGTGAGGTGCAAAAGCAGGTGAAGCTCTTTGTGGAAGGTAAGCATATTTTAATGAATAGAGTTTGTTACAGTCTGCAATTGTGAGCCTGATGATGCGCATTGCAATACTGAGGAGTCACGGTAACTTTATGCATCATAATAAGTTCGATAATAGTGGTGATGATAGTGATAAtagattttaataattttaatagataataattattttaaaaataatattaacaataacgataataataacgACACTAAAGATCAAAATATTTTAGGTCTATATTTATTTATGGTCCatattctgcatttttttttctcttatcgTTACTGCAattatgattttgtttcttttgtcttcaGCGTTTGATTTTACCACCGAGGTCCCCTAGAACACTTCCTAAGGAATAAACTATTTGACCTGAACTTTATCTTTGGATTTCAGTTCAAAATTTGGAATGCTCACTAAATCAAGCAGTTCGATCCTCAATTCTTTTACTTGCCTTTTTTCCTATTCTTTAGAAAGTAAGCCAAGATTTTTAAGAATTTCTAAGTGAACTTAGATAAAAAcgtgttttttctttgctttcctcAGTTCCTCCACGATTCACAAAAACTCCAAACAGAGTCATTAAAATCAACAGAGGTAAAAAGGCATCTGCTTCCTGCCAAGCGTTTGGATTTCCTTCGCCAAAAATAGTTTGGTCAAGAGGACTTGTCCCGTTACCACAAGATAGAACAAGTGTCAGCAATGGAACTCTAGATATATCACACTTTGATCTTAAAGATTCTGGTACGTACCGATGTACCGCGTCCAACAAGCTGGGATCTGTCAGTGCTTTGACAACCTTATATTATATACACATAGGTACGTCTGAAAACGAtacccttctttttttttccgaaaaaaaggTAAGGATGTTGATTGTTATAGATGAATGAAATCGGTGTACTCAAACTCAACCAAAATTACCAAGTAATCCCCTTGACTTGAAAACgggaatttttcaataaaactaaTCCCTCCTTTTGCAACTAAAAACAGTTGCAAAGTCTAACACTGCATTCGATTTCAACTTTAAAACTTCAAAaaggttgtttttttgtttcttctagTGTGAGGAAGGAGTATGTTTAGGACTATTAACGTCATTTTCATTAACGGTAAATTGACATAACAAATATTTCTCAGTTACCAACACGACGAAGAATcgatcaatttttaaaaaagatactATCTTTTTGTGTTAACTAAAAAGATTTTAAGGCCGTCTTTACCAACCTTGGTGCGAGTGGAAGATTTGGTCCAACATCGCCTGGTAGTCACTACGCTAatcaggatcatgacggacaagttacactgtccagcggtattcaacagtggactgtgccgTACACTGGTgattacagaatagaagcaataggagcaGCAGGAGGTTATGATACAGTCCCTAACAGTGCTCAGTACCGAggaagaggagcaagaatgattggaacattCCGCTTAAACAAGGGTGAAGTTATTCGAATACTCGTCggtcaagaaggaggaataaaCAAGGCGCGTCGGTCCTCTGGCGGTGGTGGAGGAACATTTGTAGTTAGAGGAGCCAACACACCTTTGATTATAGCCGGGGGTGGGGGAGGCACAGAATCTGCACGTTCAAGGCATTCAGGATGTGATGCTAATATTGTTTCATCGGGAAATCCTGGGTACAGGTCGTGGTCAGGGGGGAGCAATGGACATGGTGCACAGACTGCTGATGCTAGTAATTCTGGTTAGTGGAGCTGAACCAAAATATTTATGTGTATCATCCGCATAtcattgtttggtttttgtttcttttgtctggtggttgtttcctttttttttcattttttaagcaAAGCTTAAAAACTTTAATGCTACCGAAGGGAACCTGAGAACAGATTGTTTATTTGATATTCTCGCATTTGTCATATCACCTAATCATAGTCGCTAGAAATCTAACTGAAGATGAGTTTTATCgtcatttattgtttctttagaaggcacggtaacgaatcctggaatctgattggttctttacccggtcagtattttcctatctctgcccacgggccacggtaacgctttcttgagtcgccgagtacatcccaaatttcgttgtcattttttcataaatatacctcgttttgccatctgggcagtatttttaagcaaacacatcggtcactacctcaagccgataaataacttatgaatcctctcttttctctctatcaaatcactttggttgacagaaaaatattggtttcagaatgaatttgaataaacaatagtgtcattactttggttgacaagcggcctaaaaaccgtctgcaattaattttaatcgttcacaaaaagtacccagaaagttgaaacgtgaagtatttggttacaattaaactgaacgatggaactttcattcatttaatatctgaattttctcgagcaatttgttcgtagtgaaagagcgagcgaagttttaatttaagttttataacaaatatacgctcccggtgagtctttccaattccgttcaatttagacatttgtaccgtaaattgcacaacagaaattaaaggcattttttgagaaaaggccgcattaaattcccttgtctcgttggagtgtgccgttcgaatttagtttttgtgaaggaaagaccagagtcacacacgccattgcagcaaacaaacgagcaaactctcacaacttcaaagtaaaaaaattgaatttactcacaattactttcctcgccgtttacttaatgaacagaggtaaatcttcgtacatgaatgaatggtcgattagagtaaataatactttccgttagatcattgactgattttgaagaaaacattgtcgtgacagaccttgccaaactagttctgatgtttttcaaatgttcctacgcttttttattcttgcgcgctctctaattgacaggtgtcagattgtgacagatacttgtaaaaataatgtttcaaagtttgtttggaagccttttaaatcacctttatcgttacggaaatgaaaatgtttcgctgaggcatctctcttaaatttgcatcacctctattttaactaccatttactcactcaaaaattgttcagtttatggaagatcttgccgtatttacagccctaaatcattcgggttctttcggaaagaatttcgtcaagtttaaaaacaataaatatgttatttaccggctaagggtcggtccatatagtgaaaaactgtgacctcggtcttgaaaatgctgccctcggcctacggcctcgggcagtattttcaagacctcggtcatagtttttcaccatacggacctcccagccggcaaataacatatatgtattgaATATAtatgaattgggtccaaataaacatccaagtgaatgaagaccagctcccagttggctttttagctcaattggtagagcgctgcaccggtatcgcagaggtcatgggttcaaatcccgt
The sequence above is a segment of the Pocillopora verrucosa isolate sample1 chromosome 5, ASM3666991v2, whole genome shotgun sequence genome. Coding sequences within it:
- the LOC131770577 gene encoding uncharacterized protein — its product is MDNSARDTKMTTRKRDRREMFYTCSSMLSVIGILLGFALVARIETVARDLRTMDTKFSLQIHQIRDILKESAASSRGSENFDTSNAIRYKIPIVRRSVDTVNGNESISHYDIGEAIKRYVRSTMKGYVCQSPDRVCVVGSPGPIGARGLPGKRGPKGIKGKKGTRGVVEPPGGPGKQGIKGDIGPEGIKGEKGIPGTPGQPGAKGEPGESLSAPEVTVSLTTDTVTENQTATFYCSANGNPMPTVTWSKTGDTKPISSRHNKLEITKATYNDSGNYVCTAKNVLGEVQKQVKLFVEVPPRFTKTPNRVIKINRGKKASASCQAFGFPSPKIVWSRGLVPLPQDRTSVSNGTLDISHFDLKDSGTYRCTASNKLGSVSALTTLYYIHIDFKAVFTNLGASGRFGPTSPGSHYANQDHDGQVTLSSGIQQWTVPYTGDYRIEAIGAAGGYDTVPNSAQYRGRGARMIGTFRLNKGEVIRILVGQEGGINKARRSSGGGGGTFVVRGANTPLIIAGGGGGTESARSRHSGCDANIVSSGNPGYRSWSGGSNGHGAQTADASNSGGGGGGFYSSGRSSKQFGGTMGRGGEGGKGFLQGGVGGGAKLNNVVGGFGGGGGAYGNGGGAGGGGGYSGGSSGDNESDSCGGGGGSYNAGKDQQNECCYQSSGHGQVIITLL